In a genomic window of Mycolicibacillus parakoreensis:
- a CDS encoding MCE family protein produces MLLTPFIKRQLALFAVITMAAFVALGWYYLRIPSLLGIGQYTLTAQLPSSGGLYATSNVTYQGITIGKVTAVEPTEDGAVATMRIDSDYKIPADASAHVHSVSAVGEQYLDLVSAGTTDQVLADNATITESTVPAPIGPILDEANRMLAALPEQKVGELLDETAVAVGGLGPALQRLVDSTQAIAGDFKTNIADINDIVDNVGPILDSQVDSGDAIERWAGNLNVLATQSAQQDQALRRVLPQAATSADQLNAVMGDMRDTLPQTLANTAIVLDILKRYRPYVEAMLVAFPQEAASAQAVTAPYENEARALLDLGLTINQPPPCMTGFLPASEWRPPADTSAEPAPSGLYCKIPKDTPANVVRGARNIPCADVPDKRAANPTECRSDEPYEPLGTNPWYGDPEQYRNCPAPGARCDQPVDPGRVIPAPSVNNGMNPAPADKLPPPTPPGQSSVISDPVTRPGSGTVQCNGQQPNPCVYTPSAAPAAAVYTPSSGELVGPDGVKYRIDNATDTGDDGWKEMLAPVS; encoded by the coding sequence ATGCTTCTGACCCCGTTCATCAAACGCCAGCTGGCGTTGTTCGCGGTGATCACGATGGCGGCGTTCGTCGCCCTGGGCTGGTACTACCTGCGGATCCCGAGCCTGCTGGGCATCGGCCAGTACACGCTGACCGCGCAGCTGCCGTCGTCGGGGGGGCTGTACGCCACCTCCAACGTCACCTACCAGGGCATCACGATCGGCAAGGTCACCGCGGTGGAGCCCACCGAGGACGGCGCGGTGGCCACCATGCGCATCGACAGCGACTACAAGATCCCGGCCGACGCCTCGGCGCACGTGCACTCGGTCTCCGCGGTCGGCGAGCAGTACCTGGACCTGGTGTCGGCGGGCACCACCGACCAGGTGCTGGCCGACAACGCGACGATCACCGAATCCACGGTGCCCGCCCCGATCGGGCCGATCCTCGACGAGGCCAATCGGATGCTGGCGGCGCTGCCCGAACAGAAGGTCGGCGAGCTGCTCGACGAGACCGCGGTGGCGGTCGGCGGGCTCGGGCCGGCGCTGCAACGGCTGGTGGACTCCACCCAGGCGATCGCCGGGGATTTCAAAACCAACATCGCCGACATCAACGACATCGTCGACAATGTCGGGCCGATCCTCGACAGCCAGGTCGACTCCGGCGACGCGATCGAACGCTGGGCGGGCAACCTCAACGTGCTGGCCACCCAGAGCGCCCAGCAGGATCAGGCGCTGCGCCGGGTGCTGCCGCAGGCGGCGACGTCGGCCGACCAGCTCAACGCGGTGATGGGCGACATGCGCGACACCTTGCCGCAGACCTTGGCCAACACCGCGATCGTGCTGGACATCCTCAAGCGCTACCGGCCCTACGTGGAGGCGATGCTGGTGGCGTTCCCGCAGGAGGCGGCCTCGGCGCAGGCGGTGACCGCCCCGTATGAGAACGAGGCGCGCGCGCTGCTGGACCTCGGGCTGACGATCAACCAGCCCCCGCCGTGCATGACCGGGTTCCTGCCGGCCTCGGAGTGGCGCCCCCCGGCCGACACCAGTGCCGAACCGGCGCCGTCGGGGCTGTACTGCAAGATCCCCAAGGACACCCCGGCCAACGTGGTGCGCGGGGCCCGCAACATCCCGTGCGCCGATGTGCCCGACAAGCGCGCGGCCAACCCCACCGAGTGCCGCAGCGACGAGCCGTATGAGCCGCTGGGCACCAACCCGTGGTACGGCGACCCCGAGCAGTACCGCAACTGCCCGGCCCCCGGCGCCCGCTGCGACCAGCCGGTCGACCCGGGCCGGGTGATCCCGGCGCCGTCGGTGAACAACGGGATGAACCCGGCGCCGGCCGACAAGCTGCCCCCGCCCACACCGCCGGGGCAGAGCAGCGTGATCAGCGACCCGGTGACCCGGCCCGGATCGGGTACCGTGCAGTGCAACGGCCAGCAGCCCAACCCGTGCGTGTACACCCCCAGCGCCGCGCCGGCGGCCGCGGTCTACACCCCGTCCAGCGGCGAGCTGGTCGGCCCCGACGGCGTCAAGTACCGCATCGACAACGCGACCGACACAGGAGACGACGGATGGAAGGAGATGCTGGCCCCGGTCAGTTGA
- a CDS encoding virulence factor Mce family protein produces MTAAVGAGRRGGPGRRLAQLVALLAAALLLSSCGWRGIANINLPGGPGSGPGAYTVQVQVPNTLALNGNSRVLVADVHVGTVRKIELKNWIATLTLSLDKDVELPRNATAKIGQTSLLGSQHVELAAPADPSPQPLRDGDLIPLERASAYPNMERTLASLALILRGGGVPNLEVLSNELTYLLEGRAEAIHDFLGKLDTFTRELNAQRNDITHAIDATNRLFGYVADRDDTLDRLLVEVPPLIHHYADQRELFTNAIDAVGRFSGAADETLSAAREPLGKDLQLLQRPLKQLGRGAPYLSGALDLMVTLPFEINGVPIAIRGDYINVSLMVDMTLSTVDNALLSGTGISGMLRALEQSWGRDPATMRPDVRFTPNPLSAEGGPLIERAED; encoded by the coding sequence GTGACCGCCGCGGTGGGCGCGGGGCGCCGAGGCGGGCCGGGCCGGCGGCTCGCCCAGCTGGTGGCGCTGCTGGCCGCGGCGCTTTTGCTCAGCTCCTGCGGTTGGCGCGGCATCGCCAACATCAACCTGCCGGGCGGGCCCGGCAGCGGCCCGGGCGCCTACACCGTGCAGGTGCAGGTGCCGAACACGTTGGCGCTCAACGGCAACAGCCGGGTGCTGGTCGCCGACGTGCACGTCGGCACCGTGCGCAAGATCGAGCTGAAGAACTGGATCGCCACGCTGACGCTGAGCCTGGACAAGGACGTGGAGCTGCCGCGCAACGCCACCGCCAAGATCGGCCAGACCAGCCTGCTGGGCTCCCAGCACGTGGAGTTGGCCGCCCCGGCCGACCCGTCGCCGCAGCCGCTGCGCGACGGCGACCTGATTCCGCTGGAGCGCGCCTCGGCGTACCCGAACATGGAGCGCACGCTGGCCAGCCTGGCGCTGATCCTGCGCGGTGGCGGGGTGCCCAACCTGGAGGTGCTCTCCAACGAGCTGACGTATCTGCTCGAGGGGCGCGCCGAGGCGATCCACGACTTTTTGGGCAAGCTCGACACGTTCACCCGCGAACTCAACGCCCAGCGCAACGACATCACCCACGCCATCGACGCGACCAACCGGCTGTTCGGCTACGTCGCCGACCGCGACGACACCCTCGACCGGCTGTTGGTGGAGGTGCCGCCGTTGATCCACCACTACGCCGACCAGCGTGAGCTGTTCACCAACGCGATCGACGCGGTGGGCCGGTTCTCCGGGGCGGCCGACGAGACGCTCAGCGCCGCGCGCGAACCGCTCGGCAAGGACCTGCAGCTGCTGCAGCGCCCCCTCAAGCAGCTGGGCCGCGGGGCGCCGTACCTGTCCGGCGCGCTGGACCTGATGGTGACCCTGCCGTTCGAGATCAACGGGGTGCCGATCGCGATCCGCGGCGACTACATCAACGTGTCGCTGATGGTGGACATGACCCTGAGCACCGTCGACAACGCGCTGCTCTCCGGCACCGGGATCTCCGGGATGCTGCGCGCCTTGGAACAGTCCTGGGGCCGCGACCCGGCGACGATGCGCCCCGACGTGCGGTTCACGCCGAATCCGCTCAGCGCCGAGGGCGGGCCCCTGATCGAGCGGGCGGAGGACTAA
- a CDS encoding virulence factor Mce family protein, whose translation MSTLTNVRDNPRRSLVIAVVVLVVALVAALAGLQLYRKLTSHTVVAYFSQTNALYPGDTVQIMGVPVGSIDKIEPAGDQMKVTFHYSSKYRVPAEVSAVILNPTLVASREIQLTPAYTGGPTLADKAVIPIERTVVPVEWDELRGELAKILDRDTGFGPDPDDPDDKGPIGDVIESLADGLAGKGEQINTSLNSLSTALSALNDGRGDFFAVVRSLALFVNALHQSDQQFVALNNNLAQFTTNLSNSDQELANAIAQVDQLLPTLRGFLDENSEVLTHDVQNLYNVTTELVQPEALDGFETSLMVYPSLQGNLNGIYHPVNGAIVQVPVVTNFANPMAFICSSIQAGSRLGYQESAELCAQYLAPILDAIKFNFPPFGMNLFSSAATLPKMVGYSEERLRPPPGYKDTTVPGIFSPDTMWSHRNSEPGWVVAPGMQGVQVQPATANLLTPESLAELMGGPNIVPPTGGQNMAGPPDAYDQHSPLPPPWYPQPGPIPAGPPEVTPGLPPPEAQVPSPMTGPGPGGVPRGDIPGAAP comes from the coding sequence GTGAGCACCCTGACCAACGTGCGCGACAACCCCCGCCGGTCGCTGGTGATCGCGGTGGTGGTGCTGGTGGTGGCGCTGGTGGCCGCGCTGGCCGGCCTGCAGCTGTACCGCAAACTCACCTCGCACACCGTGGTGGCCTACTTCAGCCAGACCAACGCGCTCTACCCCGGCGACACCGTGCAGATCATGGGGGTGCCGGTCGGCTCGATCGACAAGATCGAACCGGCCGGCGACCAGATGAAGGTGACGTTCCACTACAGCAGCAAATACCGGGTGCCCGCCGAGGTCTCCGCGGTCATCCTCAACCCGACGCTGGTGGCCTCCCGGGAGATCCAGCTGACCCCGGCCTACACCGGCGGGCCGACGCTGGCCGACAAGGCGGTCATCCCGATCGAACGCACCGTGGTGCCGGTGGAGTGGGACGAGCTGCGCGGGGAGCTGGCCAAGATCCTCGACCGCGACACCGGGTTCGGGCCCGACCCCGACGACCCCGACGACAAGGGCCCGATCGGCGACGTCATCGAATCGCTGGCCGACGGGCTGGCCGGCAAGGGCGAACAGATCAACACCAGCCTCAACAGCCTGTCGACGGCGCTGAGCGCGCTCAACGACGGCCGCGGCGACTTCTTCGCGGTGGTGCGCAGCCTGGCGCTGTTCGTCAACGCGCTGCACCAGAGCGACCAGCAGTTCGTGGCGTTGAACAACAACCTGGCCCAGTTCACCACCAACCTGAGCAACTCCGATCAGGAACTGGCCAACGCGATCGCGCAGGTCGACCAGCTGCTGCCGACCCTGCGCGGGTTCCTCGACGAGAACAGCGAGGTGCTCACCCACGACGTGCAGAACCTCTACAACGTGACCACCGAGTTGGTGCAGCCCGAGGCGCTCGACGGGTTCGAGACCAGCCTGATGGTGTACCCGTCGCTGCAGGGCAACCTCAACGGCATCTACCACCCGGTCAACGGGGCGATCGTGCAGGTGCCGGTGGTCACCAACTTCGCCAACCCGATGGCGTTCATCTGCAGCTCCATCCAGGCCGGCAGCCGGCTGGGCTACCAGGAGTCCGCCGAGCTGTGCGCGCAGTACCTGGCGCCGATCCTCGACGCGATCAAGTTCAACTTCCCGCCGTTCGGGATGAACCTGTTCTCCTCGGCGGCCACGCTGCCGAAGATGGTCGGCTACTCCGAGGAGCGGCTGCGCCCGCCCCCGGGCTACAAGGACACCACCGTGCCGGGCATCTTCTCCCCGGACACCATGTGGTCGCACCGCAACAGCGAGCCCGGCTGGGTGGTCGCCCCCGGCATGCAGGGCGTGCAGGTGCAGCCGGCCACCGCGAACCTGCTCACCCCGGAGTCGCTGGCGGAGCTGATGGGCGGGCCCAACATCGTGCCGCCCACCGGCGGGCAGAACATGGCCGGTCCGCCCGACGCCTACGACCAGCACAGCCCGCTGCCCCCGCCGTGGTATCCGCAGCCCGGCCCGATCCCGGCCGGCCCCCCGGAGGTCACCCCCGGGCTGCCGCCGCCGGAGGCGCAGGTGCCGTCGCCGATGACCGGGCCCGGCCCCGGCGGGGTGCCGCGCGGAGACATCCCGGGAGCCGCACCGTGA
- a CDS encoding virulence factor Mce family protein has translation MRTLEPPNRARLGLLGIIVTVLVVLFGQSMTSVPMLLAQPTYYGQFTDTGGINTGDKVRIAGFDVGKVKGIEIDGDHVVVEFSVGRNTIGTESRLRIRTDTILGRKVLEVEPRGAVQLRPGAALPLEQSTTPYQIYDAYTDITKNAADWDIAAVQQSLRVLADTIDETHPHLSAALDGVAEFSDTIGKRDEQITHLLAQANKVAEVLGDRSEQINDLLVNAQTLLAAFNQRGRAIDALLVNVTAVSQQVQGFIDDNPNFNHLLEQLRVLTDLLNERRGDLAQSFVNAAKFLGALNEAIASGPYFKVMIVNLLPYQVLQPFVDAAFKKRGIDPENFWRGAGLPEFQWPDPNGTRFPNGAPPPAPELREGTPDHPGPAVVPGSPCSYTPAADALPRPGNPLPCAGLDQGPYGPVPGGYPGAPDVVNLPMDPSGPPPGPGIPIAGLPGEAPPNVPGTPVPLPEAPPGARTEPVGPAAGPYPPPAPPPPPLDAPPAPPGPGPQLPAPFITPHGMGGSNQ, from the coding sequence ATGAGAACACTCGAACCCCCCAACCGGGCCCGGCTGGGCCTGCTCGGCATCATCGTCACCGTGCTGGTGGTGCTGTTCGGCCAGAGCATGACCAGCGTGCCGATGCTGCTGGCCCAGCCCACCTACTACGGCCAGTTCACCGACACCGGCGGGATCAACACCGGCGACAAGGTGCGCATCGCCGGGTTCGACGTCGGCAAGGTGAAGGGCATCGAGATCGACGGCGACCACGTGGTGGTGGAGTTCTCGGTGGGCCGCAACACGATCGGCACCGAGAGCCGGCTGCGGATCCGCACCGACACCATCCTGGGCAGAAAGGTGCTCGAGGTGGAGCCGCGCGGGGCCGTCCAGCTGCGCCCCGGCGCGGCGCTGCCGTTGGAGCAGAGCACCACCCCGTACCAGATCTACGACGCCTACACCGACATCACCAAAAACGCCGCCGACTGGGACATCGCGGCGGTCCAGCAGTCGCTGCGGGTGCTCGCCGACACCATCGACGAGACCCACCCGCACCTGAGCGCCGCGCTCGACGGGGTGGCCGAATTCTCCGACACCATCGGCAAACGCGACGAGCAGATCACCCACCTGCTGGCGCAGGCCAACAAGGTCGCCGAGGTGTTGGGCGACCGCAGCGAGCAGATCAACGACCTGCTGGTCAACGCCCAGACCCTGCTGGCCGCGTTCAACCAGCGGGGCCGGGCGATCGACGCGCTGCTGGTCAACGTCACCGCCGTCTCCCAGCAGGTGCAGGGCTTCATCGACGACAACCCCAACTTCAACCACCTGCTCGAACAGCTCCGCGTGCTCACCGACCTGCTCAACGAGCGCCGCGGCGATTTGGCGCAGTCGTTCGTCAACGCCGCGAAGTTCCTCGGCGCGCTCAACGAGGCGATCGCCTCCGGGCCCTACTTCAAGGTGATGATCGTCAACCTGCTGCCCTACCAGGTGCTGCAGCCGTTCGTCGACGCGGCGTTTAAAAAACGCGGCATCGACCCGGAGAACTTCTGGCGCGGGGCGGGGCTGCCCGAATTCCAGTGGCCCGACCCCAACGGCACCCGCTTCCCCAACGGCGCCCCGCCGCCGGCGCCGGAACTGCGGGAGGGCACCCCCGATCACCCGGGCCCGGCGGTGGTGCCCGGCTCGCCGTGCTCCTACACCCCGGCCGCCGATGCGCTGCCGCGGCCCGGCAACCCGCTGCCGTGCGCCGGGCTCGACCAGGGCCCCTACGGCCCGGTGCCCGGCGGCTACCCGGGCGCCCCCGACGTGGTGAACCTGCCGATGGACCCCAGCGGGCCGCCGCCGGGCCCGGGTATCCCGATCGCCGGGCTGCCCGGCGAGGCGCCGCCGAACGTGCCGGGCACCCCGGTGCCGCTGCCCGAGGCCCCGCCGGGGGCGCGCACCGAACCGGTCGGGCCGGCGGCCGGGCCCTACCCGCCGCCGGCGCCTCCGCCGCCGCCGCTCGACGCTCCGCCCGCCCCGCCGGGGCCGGGCCCGCAACTGCCGGCACCGTTTATCACTCCGCACGGGATGGGGGGTAGCAACCAGTGA
- a CDS encoding virulence factor Mce family protein gives MRITGTAVKLGIVAVVLLVFSAMIIVVFGQVRFDRTQRYSAEFANVSGLRNGQFVRASGVEIGKVKNIRLVDGGNRAVVDFDVDRSVPLYQSTTASIRYLDLIGNRYLELERGDGEGAERILPPGGFIPASRTTPALDLDALIGGFKPLLKSLDPEKVNTIATSIVTVFQGQGGTINDILDQTAQLTAHLAERDRAIGEVITNLNTVLDTTVRHQKEFDQTVNDFEVLITGLKEQADPLAEGTANISDAAGTLAGLLADNRPALQTDLGYLGTVTDPLVEQRDRLDKQMREFPENLNLIGRSGGIYGDFFNFYLCDISLKLNGLQPGGPVRTVRLTQQPSGRCTPR, from the coding sequence ATGAGAATCACTGGTACTGCGGTCAAACTCGGCATCGTCGCGGTGGTGCTGCTGGTGTTCAGCGCGATGATCATCGTGGTGTTCGGGCAGGTGCGCTTCGATCGCACCCAGCGCTACTCCGCGGAGTTCGCCAACGTCTCCGGCCTGCGCAACGGCCAGTTCGTGCGGGCCTCCGGCGTCGAGATCGGCAAGGTGAAGAACATCCGGCTCGTCGACGGCGGCAACCGCGCGGTCGTCGACTTCGACGTCGACCGGTCGGTGCCGCTGTACCAGTCGACCACGGCCAGCATCCGCTACCTGGACCTGATCGGCAACCGCTATCTCGAACTCGAGCGCGGCGACGGGGAGGGCGCCGAGCGGATCCTGCCGCCCGGCGGGTTCATCCCGGCCTCGCGCACCACCCCCGCGCTGGACCTCGATGCTCTGATCGGCGGGTTCAAGCCGCTGCTCAAATCGCTGGACCCGGAGAAGGTGAACACCATCGCCACCTCCATCGTCACCGTGTTCCAGGGCCAGGGCGGCACGATCAACGACATCCTCGACCAGACCGCCCAGCTCACCGCGCACCTGGCCGAACGGGACCGCGCGATCGGCGAGGTGATCACCAACCTCAACACCGTGCTGGACACCACCGTGCGCCACCAGAAGGAGTTCGACCAGACCGTCAACGACTTCGAGGTGCTGATCACCGGGCTCAAGGAGCAGGCCGACCCGCTGGCCGAGGGCACCGCCAACATCAGCGACGCGGCCGGCACGCTGGCCGGTCTGTTGGCCGACAACCGGCCCGCCCTGCAGACCGACCTGGGCTATCTGGGCACCGTGACCGACCCGCTGGTCGAGCAGCGCGACCGGTTGGACAAACAGATGCGCGAGTTCCCGGAGAACCTCAACCTGATCGGGCGCTCCGGCGGCATCTACGGCGACTTCTTCAACTTCTACCTCTGCGACATCTCGCTGAAGCTCAACGGCTTGCAGCCCGGTGGTCCGGTGCGCACGGTCCGGCTCACCCAGCAGCCCTCGGGTAGGTGCACGCCGCGATGA
- a CDS encoding MCE family protein — protein sequence MNRPVASKALKPLNEPRVPPYKVAAVVFVAVIAVITGLVYVQFRGGFTPTTSLTMLSARAGLVMDPGAPVTYNGVRIGEVASISEVQQDGEPAARFVLDVRPKYLSVIPANVEADILATTVFGNKYVSLTAPTSQAPSPERITAQHIIDARSVTTEINTVFETIMDLSEQIDPVKLNLTLSAAAEALTGLGDKFGAALVNANDIFDDVNPRMPQFRHDLQALAATADVYADASPDLWDGLSNALTTVATLREHESDVDAALLSAVGFGNTGEDIVTRGGPYLVRGVEDLGVTARLLDTYSPEFFCMLRNFHDVAPKVNATFGGHNGYSLRTSTTIIGAPNPYIYPDNLPRLNARGGPGGAPGCWQPITKDLWPAPTLVVDSGASIAPYNHFELGQPMFTEYVWGRQYGENTINP from the coding sequence ATGAACCGTCCCGTCGCGTCGAAGGCGCTCAAACCGCTCAACGAACCCCGGGTTCCGCCCTACAAGGTGGCCGCGGTGGTCTTTGTGGCGGTGATCGCGGTGATCACCGGCCTGGTCTATGTGCAGTTCCGCGGCGGGTTCACCCCCACCACCTCGCTGACCATGCTCTCCGCGCGCGCCGGGCTGGTGATGGACCCCGGCGCGCCGGTCACCTACAACGGGGTGCGCATCGGCGAGGTGGCCAGCATCTCCGAGGTGCAGCAGGACGGGGAGCCGGCGGCCCGGTTCGTGCTCGACGTGCGGCCGAAGTATCTCTCGGTGATCCCGGCGAACGTCGAGGCCGACATCCTGGCCACCACGGTGTTCGGCAACAAGTACGTGTCGTTGACGGCGCCGACCTCCCAGGCCCCCAGCCCGGAGCGGATCACCGCCCAGCACATCATCGACGCGCGGTCGGTGACCACCGAGATCAACACGGTGTTCGAGACGATCATGGACCTCTCCGAACAGATCGACCCGGTGAAACTGAACCTGACGCTGAGCGCGGCCGCCGAGGCCCTCACCGGTCTCGGCGACAAGTTCGGGGCCGCGCTGGTCAACGCCAACGACATCTTCGACGACGTCAACCCGCGGATGCCGCAGTTCCGCCACGACCTGCAGGCGCTGGCGGCCACCGCCGACGTCTACGCCGACGCCTCCCCGGACCTGTGGGACGGGTTGAGCAACGCGCTGACGACGGTGGCGACCCTGCGCGAACACGAGAGCGACGTCGACGCCGCGCTGCTGTCGGCGGTCGGGTTCGGCAACACCGGCGAGGACATCGTCACCCGGGGCGGGCCGTACCTGGTGCGCGGTGTGGAGGACCTGGGGGTCACCGCCCGGCTGCTGGACACCTACAGCCCGGAGTTCTTCTGCATGCTGCGCAACTTCCACGATGTCGCGCCCAAGGTGAACGCCACCTTCGGCGGGCACAACGGCTACTCGCTGCGGACCTCCACCACGATCATCGGGGCGCCCAACCCCTACATCTACCCGGACAACCTGCCGCGGCTCAACGCCCGCGGCGGGCCGGGCGGGGCGCCGGGCTGCTGGCAGCCGATCACCAAGGATCTCTGGCCGGCGCCGACCCTGGTGGTCGACTCCGGGGCCAGCATCGCCCCCTACAACCACTTTGAGCTCGGCCAGCCGATGTTCACCGAGTACGTGTGGGGCCGCCAGTACGGGGAGAACACGATCAACCCATGA
- a CDS encoding ABC transporter permease — protein sequence MSTVAVLRTRFPRAAANLRRYPGAVGRGVDRIGALAWFMVVSVGQIGWALRRYRRETLRLIAEIGMGAGAMAVVGGTVAIVAFVTLAGSSLVAIQGFASLGYIGIDVFTGFFAALINVRLAAPVVTGIALAATVGAGATAELGAMRISEEIDALEVMGIKSIAYLTSTRVIAGLVVIVPLYTAAMLMSFVSPQLVTTVMYGQTSGTYDHYFRTFLRPEDVFWSFAQIIIVAAVVMLTHCYYGYTAHGGPVGVGEAVGRSMRFSLVSVQVVVLLFALALYGTNPNFNLTM from the coding sequence ATGAGTACCGTCGCCGTGCTGCGCACCCGGTTCCCCCGGGCCGCCGCGAACCTGCGCCGATATCCCGGCGCGGTCGGGCGCGGCGTGGACCGCATCGGCGCGCTGGCCTGGTTCATGGTGGTCAGCGTCGGGCAGATCGGCTGGGCGCTGCGCCGCTACCGGCGCGAGACGCTGCGCCTGATCGCCGAGATCGGGATGGGCGCCGGGGCGATGGCCGTCGTCGGCGGCACCGTGGCGATCGTCGCGTTCGTCACCCTGGCCGGCAGCTCGCTGGTCGCCATTCAGGGCTTCGCCTCGCTGGGCTACATCGGCATCGACGTGTTCACCGGGTTTTTCGCCGCGCTGATCAACGTGCGCCTGGCCGCGCCGGTGGTCACCGGGATCGCGCTGGCCGCCACCGTCGGCGCCGGCGCCACCGCCGAGCTCGGCGCGATGCGCATCAGCGAGGAGATCGACGCGCTGGAGGTGATGGGCATCAAGTCGATCGCCTATCTGACCTCCACCCGGGTCATCGCCGGGCTGGTGGTGATCGTGCCGCTGTACACCGCGGCGATGCTGATGTCGTTCGTCTCCCCGCAACTGGTCACCACCGTCATGTACGGGCAGACCTCGGGGACCTACGACCACTATTTCCGCACCTTCCTGCGCCCCGAGGACGTGTTCTGGTCGTTCGCCCAGATCATCATCGTCGCGGCGGTGGTGATGCTCACCCACTGCTACTACGGCTACACCGCCCACGGCGGCCCGGTCGGGGTCGGCGAGGCCGTCGGCCGGTCGATGCGCTTCTCGCTGGTGTCGGTGCAGGTGGTGGTCCTGTTGTTCGCGTTGGCGCTCTACGGCACCAACCCCAACTTCAACCTGACGATGTAG
- a CDS encoding MlaE family ABC transporter permease: protein MTATVDARPGVLSAVRDRLDAPLTLVGGFFRMCVLTGKALFVPPFQWRELILMCWFVMRVAILPTIAVSIPLTVLLIFTLNILLGQVGASDISGAGAAIGAVTQLGPLTTVLVVAGAASTAICADLGARTIREEIDAMEVLGIDPIHRLVVPRVIAATFVATLLNGLVIVVGLVGGFIFGVYMQNVSGGGYLASLTLITGLPEVVIATVKAAIFGLIAGLVGCYRGLTVRGGSKGLGTAVNETVVLCVIALYAVNVVLTTIGVRFGTGT from the coding sequence ATGACCGCCACCGTCGATGCCCGCCCCGGGGTGCTCAGCGCGGTGCGCGACCGGCTCGACGCCCCGCTGACCCTCGTCGGCGGGTTCTTCCGGATGTGCGTGCTCACCGGCAAGGCGCTGTTCGTGCCGCCGTTCCAGTGGCGCGAGCTGATCCTGATGTGCTGGTTCGTCATGCGGGTGGCGATCCTGCCGACGATCGCGGTGTCGATCCCGCTGACCGTGCTGCTGATCTTCACGCTGAACATCCTGCTCGGCCAGGTGGGCGCCTCCGACATCTCCGGGGCCGGTGCCGCGATCGGCGCGGTCACCCAGCTGGGGCCGCTGACCACGGTGCTGGTGGTCGCCGGGGCCGCCTCCACCGCGATCTGCGCCGACCTGGGGGCGCGCACCATCCGCGAGGAGATCGACGCGATGGAGGTCCTCGGGATCGACCCGATCCACCGGCTGGTGGTGCCCCGGGTCATCGCCGCGACCTTCGTCGCCACCCTGCTCAACGGGCTGGTGATCGTCGTCGGCCTGGTCGGCGGGTTCATCTTCGGCGTCTACATGCAAAACGTCTCCGGCGGCGGCTATCTGGCGTCGCTGACCCTGATCACCGGGTTGCCCGAGGTGGTCATCGCCACCGTCAAGGCGGCGATCTTCGGGCTCATCGCCGGCCTGGTCGGCTGCTACCGCGGGTTGACGGTGCGCGGCGGGTCCAAGGGCCTGGGCACCGCGGTCAACGAGACGGTGGTGCTGTGCGTGATCGCCCTCTACGCGGTCAACGTGGTGTTGACGACCATCGGTGTGCGGTTCGGAACGGGGACCTAG